ATGATCGGATCGGATTATCGCGTGGACCTCGAGGTAACTGCCGACCTGTCCCGGGCCGCCGCTTCCGACCGGTTGTCGGACACCGTGGATTACGTCCACCTGCAGACCATCATCCGGGAGGAGATGGCCAAACGCACCAAGCTCATCGAAACCGTAGCCGGGCGTATCCTGGACCGCGTCCTGGAGGAGCTCGGGGAGGTCGTAGAAGCGGAAATTGCCGTTTCCAAGATCAACCCGCCCATCGGCGGGGATGTCCAGCAAGTGACTGTCTGCCTGCACAAAAAAAGAGGCTGAGTTTTTTGGATGCGGGGAATGTATTAACTTTGCCCCCCTGAGGGCATCGTGGCCGAGTGGCTAGGCACAGCTCTGCAAAAGCTTGTACAGCGGTTCGAATCCGCTCGATGCCTCTGAAAAAGAAACCCCGGAAAATCCGGGGTTTTTTTATTCCTTCACCTATTCCCGTATCAGGTCGATTCCCTGTTCGATGGATAACTGGTCCTTGGGCAGGAACCCCTTGACAATCAACACCACCCCGCAGATAATCAGGATGATGCCCAGGGCTTTTTTTACCCAAAAGATCCGCTCCCGGGTGAGTTTTTTGCGCAATTGCTTGGCCAGAAGGATCTTGAATATATCCGTGACCAGGTAGGCGGCCAGCATGGCCGAGAAAAAAGTGAGGATGCGGTTGGGCTGGTTGTCCAGGCTTGGGCCCACGATAATGATCACGCCCAGCCAGAATACGAGTACGCCGATATTGATAAAATTCAGCAGAAATCCTTTGACGAACAGGCCGAAGTAATCCGAGGACCGGGTTACGATATGCGGTTTTTTTTCCTTGAAATCGGACCGGAAAACCGTTGTAAGCCCGTACACCAGCAGGATCACCCCGCCAAACACATAGAGGCCGGGTTGGTTGCTGAGGTTTTCCAGGAGTTGGAAGCTGCTGAAATAGGCGATTACCAGGAAGAGGATGTCCGCCAGCACCACGCCGAGGTCCAGGGCCAGGGCTGCGCGGAAGCCTTTTGTAGCACTGGTTTCAAGAAGGACAAAGAACACGGGGCCGATCATGAAGCTCAAAAAGAAGCCCAGGGGTAGTGCCGCGCTAATGTCATCCCAAATCACCTGCTACATGCGTTTTATCGTTCCGCCAAAAACTGTTTTTTCTTCCATTTTGTCCGGGTCGCCGTAAACGAACACCTTGCCCCCTGCCTTCACGGTGGCCTTTACGTAATCCGAGGCGTGGATTTCCGCTGTGGAACCCGCATTGACGTTAACGGTACAAAATCCGGTAGCGAAGTCCCTGCCCTGGTAGATGCCGCCCGTATTGATCTGAACATCCTGGTTCTTCGATTTCCCCGAGGCCGTAATAATGCCGCCGGTTACAGCCTTGACCAGAAACTGGGTTACTTCCGCCTCCAGGACAATTTCTCCTCCTTCCTGGGCCTTAACCTCCAGGACATCCTGCCGGATCACGTCCCTGGATTCGATGCGGGCATCCTCGTTTACATCGATAATTAACAGGGGATCCGTGTAATACAGGTCTACAAAAGTGCGATATCCGCTAAAAATCTTGGTGATCTCCATCCGGACTTTCAGGATTCCGTCGTTGTTCACAACAGCCACCTGCCGGGTATTTTCACCCCGCACCACGGCCTGGTTCCTGTCGCTGCGGATCAGGTTGAGGGAAATGCCGTCAAATACTTTGATTTCCCGGAAAGGCCCGGTATCGTGGGTCACCTGGGCATCCTGCGCGCGGAGCCCCGCAGCCGTCAGCCCTGCCAAACCAATCCAGAGAAACAGAAATTTACATTGACGCATCCTGGGGTACTTTGGTACAACTTGGTTTCCGGGTTCAGGCCTTCCCGATCAGGGAAAAATCCAGGTGGCGTTTGATCAGGTCGGAGTTTTTAACCATCACCCGGACCTCATCGCCCAACTGGTATACCTTGCCCCTGCGTTCGCCAACGAGGGCGTACTGCTTTTCATCAAAGGTATAATAATCATCTTTTATATCCCGGATCCGCACCATCCCTTCGCACTTATTTTCGATGATTTCCACATAGATCCCCCATTCGGTCACCCCGGAAATCACCCCGGTAAACTCCTGGTCCTGGTGGTCCTGCATGAATTTGATCTGCATGTACTTGATGGAATCCCGCTCCGCCTGGGCCGCCAGGGCTTCCATTTCAGAGGAGTGCTTGCACTTATCCTCATACAGGGTCTCGGGGGCCGATTTGGCCCCGTTCAGATACTGGTGCAACAGCCGGTGGACCATTACATCGGGATATCGCCGGATCGGGGAGGTAAAATGCGTGTAATAATCAAATGCCAGCCCGTAATGCCCGATATTGTCCGTGGTATAGGAAGCTTTGCTCATGCTGCGGATGGCCAGGGTGTCCACCAGGTTCTGCTCCTTCCGGCCCTTCACATCCTCGAGCAGCTGGTTGAGCGAATGGTTCAGATTTTTCTTGTTCTTGAAATTCAGCTGGTGGCCAAAGCGTTTGACAATCCCGTTCAGGGCAATGAGTTTGTCCTCATCGGGTTCGTCGTGTACGCGGTATACAAAGGTCTTTTTAGGCTGCTGCTTCCCGATGAATTCAGCCACTTTCCGGTTGGCCAGGAGCATGAATTCCTCAATGAGTTTGTTGGCGTCCTTGCTTTCCTTGAAAAATACCCCTACCGGGTTGTTTTCCTCATCCAGATTAAACTTCACCTCCACCTTGTCAAAGGAAATCGCCCCGTGCTGCATCCGCAGCTTCCGCATTTTCCTTGCCAACTGGTCCATGGTGTAGATGGCGTTGACGATTTCCCCGGAAATCTGGTAGGCCTTGCCCCGGATGGAAATATCGGCGGGGATGGAACCCCGTCCCGTCTCAATCACGTGCTGGGCTTCCTCATAGGCAAAACGCTCGTTTGAGTGGGTCACCGTCCGACCGAACCACTGGTCTTTTACCCGGGCCTGGTCGTCCATGATAAAAACAGCAGAAAACGTGTATTTGTCTTCGTGCGGCCGCAACGAACAGGCGTTGTTGGAAAGAATCTCCGGCAACATGGGCACCACGCGGTCTACCAGGTACACCGAAGTTGCCCGGTTATAGGCCTCTTCCTCCAGGATGGAATCCTCGTTCAGATAATGTGATACGTCTGCAATGTGGATCCCGATTTCGTAATCGCCCCCGTCGAGTTCCCGGAACGACAGCGCATCGTCAAAGTCCTTGGCATCCTTCGGGTCGATGGTAAACGTCAGGGTGTCCCGCATATCCCGACGTTTTGAAACCTCATTGGGATGGATCCGGGTATCCAGGGAATTGGCGTAGTGCTCCACCTCGGCGGGAAATTCATACGGCAACCCGTATTCGGCGAGGATTGCATGGATCTCCGTGTTGTGTTCGCCGGGCACCCCTAAAACCTGGGTTACTTTTCCATAGGGGGAATCCGCATCCTCCGGCCAACTCTTGATTTCCACCAGTACTTTTTCCTTGTCTTTGGCACCGTTCAGGTCGTCCAGGGAGACAAAAATATCGGTATACATCCGGGAGTCCGTAGGCCGGACAAAAGCAAAAGATTTGGACTGGTCCACAATGCCCACAAATGCATTTTTACGGCGCTCCACTACCCGGACCACTTTACCTTCCGGCTTGCTTCCCTTTTTCTTTTGGAACAACTGTACCTCTACGGTGTCCTTGTGGAAGGCCCTACCCAGGTTCGGGGAGGTGATAAATACATCTTTCTCCAATTCCGGGATCACCACGTATCCGTTCCCCTGAGAATTGATATCGATCTGCCCGGTCAGCACCTCCACCTTATGGATGGCCTGGTATTTTCCCGGGGATACTTCTTTAATCCGATTTTTCTGGGCCAGCTGGCCCAGGCGCTTGATGAGAAGGTTTCTGCCTTCGGTATCGCCGATCTGCAGTTTACCGGCTATTTGTTTGTAGTTGAAGTTCTTTTTAGGGTCGGACTCTAATACACTGAAGATTCCTTTGGTAATTTCGTTGATAAGGTGATTCTTTGCCCGCTTCTTTCTTTTCGACATGTACATTTTAAATTTCGCCGCAAATTACGAATAATATTCCGAGGAAGGCCCCGGAACCCTGTCTATTAAGCGATTCGGTCAATTAACAATTTAAACAACATATTCTATTATTAATTTGATTTTATAAAAAGATGATTATAGATATGATAGGCTGTTAATTCAGGGGATAAAAAAACATCGTTTTCCTTGTGAGATTCAATGCTAAGAACTTATCGACAGGATATATGAAGCAGAAATGGGTAGAATCAATGGGTTATACCGGTTATCAACGTTGTTTAATAAGTGCTGTTAACAGGAATTTTTGGATAAATAAACAGCGGATGTGTGTTGATTAGGGCATCGATCGCAGCGGATAATCCATGACAAAAAATGACAGTTACCCCTTGAATATCCGGGATTTTAAGTCCAATGCAATTTTTATGCGGGATAACAAAATTGGGTTGTCACAAATTGTGCCCCGGGTTTTCAACAATTGGCAGCACAGTACTTCGCTCAGGATAAAGCAGTTGAAATTATTGTAAAAAGCAGCTGTTAATTACCCGGGTTCGGCTCCAAGCCGGCTTGGTTTTGTAACTTTACAGGGGTGTAAAAGAAATAGCGACTGCAGTGATCAACGAAAATGTAGGGATTAGGTAAGACTCCGTGTAAAACCGAATGGTTTGTGAGTAGGAATCTGCTACTACTCATACACAAAACGATAGATACAATTTAAAACTACCAGGATTGAATATTAAATCAAGTTTGAAGTCATTAGTCTTTGTTTTCTTAATGCTTTCGGCAATCAATCAAGTTGTTTCACAGCATGCCACAAAAGCCCATAAAGACTCATTAGAAACAATTGTTCAGAAATATTATGATTTAAACCTCAAAATATTTCAAGCAAATTCCACAATCGATGATATCGACAAAACCTTTGAACTTTTTACAGAGGACTTTACATACGTTCATCCAAAATATGGTGGAACATACACCAGAGAAGATTTATACAACGGATATGTAAGGAATCAAAGAAATGGAGGTTATGATGGAAAAGTTACAGATATTAAAATACTGAATAAAATTACAGGACTTAACGCTGTTGTGACACAAAAGTGTTTTGTAGAAATTATAGATGGTGAAATCAAAGAGGGAGAACCAGAAATGACTCTTTTTGAATTTAGGGACGGGAAAATATCTCGAATTTTTGAATATTGGTAACGCAAAAAAACTGTATCTAACGGTTTAAATAGAATGAAATGAAAATAGCCATTGGAAACGACCATGCGGGTACCGAGTACAAGCTGGCCATTGTGGGTTTGCTAAAATCCATGGATATCGAAGTAATCAACCACGGCACCGACGGTACGGACGGAGTGGATTATGCGGATTTTATCCATCCGGTTGCCACGGATGTCGCTTCCGGGGAGGCAGACCTGGGGATTGTGGTATGCGGCAGCGGGAACGGTGCCTGTATGACTGCCAACAAGCACCAGGAGATCCGGGCGGCCCTCTGCTGGAACAAGGAAATCGTTTCCCTGGCTCGGGAACACAACAATGCGAATATACTGGGCCTGCCGGCGCGGTTCCTGGCCATTCCCCAGGCGCTTGAGATGGTGCGAACTTTCCTGGATACGCCTTTTGAAGGCGGCCGCCACCAGAGGCGAATCGAAAAAATACCCTGTTACTGAACCAGGAGTTTTGTGCGTAAGTGCCAGCTGAATTGAGGATCCATGGGACACTCCCACCATCACCACCACCATCATCCCACCACAGGCGGTCGCAACCTGTTGATATCCATCGTCCTCAATATCCTGATTACGATTGCCCAGGCTGTGGGAGGTTTCCTTTCCGGCAGCCTTTCCCTGCTATCGGATGCCCTGCACAACCTGAGTGATGTACTCTCCCTGGTCATCAGCTATATCGCCAATGTACTCACCCGGCGAGAACCTTCAACCAGCAAGACTTTTGGTTATAAGCGGGCGGAGATTATCGCCGCCTTTGTAAACTCGGCTTCCCTGATCGTAATCGCAGTTTTTCTGATTATTGAAGCTGTAGAGCGATTCCTCGAACCCCAATCCATCGATTCGGGCATCGTTATCTGGCTTTCCCTCCTGGGCATCCTGGCCAACGGGTTCAGCGTGCTGCTCATCCGGAAGGATTCCGGGAAAAACATGAACATGCGATCCGCCTACCTGCACCTGCTCACGGATATGATGGCTTCGGTAGCTGTCCTTGCCGGGGGCATATTGATGTATTATTTCAATTGGTTCTGGATCGACCCGGCCCTGACAATCGCCATTGCGCTCTACCTGATCTATATGGGGTACGACCTGCTCCGTTCTGCTACGCGGGTGTTGATGCTGTTTAGCCCGGACCATATCCGGGTGCAGGAAATCGTAGGGAGTATCAGCGCCCTGGATGCGGTGAAAAACGTGCATCACGTCCACTTGTGGCAGCTCAACGAGGACTCCATCCACCTGGAGGCACACATCGACTTTCACAGCGACATCCTCCTGTCGGAATTCGAGGTCATCCTGTCTGAAATCGAAAGAAAAATGCTCCGGGATTACGGGATCAACCACCTGAGCATCCAGCCGGAATTCGGCAAATGCGACAGCAAGCAAATTATCGCCCAGCACTGATATGGATATAAAACTCTTTCGCTTTGACGAGTTGAGCACCCGGCAACTCTACGATGTATTGAAACTGCGGTCGGAAATCTTTGTGGTTGAACAGGAATGTATCTACCTGGATCCGGACGGGAAGGACCAACCGGCTTACCATTTGTTGGGCTATGAGGGCGATATGCTGGCAGCCTATACCCGGATCTTTGCCCCGGGCGACTACATGGACCGGGCGAGTATCGGCCGGGTTGCCGTTGCGGAAGCCTGCCGCGGCCGGGGGTATGGCCGTGAAATAATGAAGGCCTCCCTGGAGGCCGTTGTGGATATATTGGAATGCAATGAAGTAGCCATTTCCGCCCAGGCCTACTTAAGGCAGTTCTATGCGGATTTCGGTTTTGAGATTTCCGGGGACGAATACCTGGAAGACGGCATTCCCCACATCAAAATGCTATGGCGGGCTGAATCCGGTTAACCGGCTACCACGCCTTTCACGTAACCTTGATGGGTTGTTTGTTCCCGAGGTTCAACTCCTGCAGGAGCGTATCGGTAAATTTGTAATGTCCGCGGAAGGTGATAATCCGGAACCGGTTCGACTTCATCCGGCTCAGCGTATCGAGGAAGACCCATTTGGATTTCAGCATGGTGGGCTTTTCCGACTTCAGGCTGATATCAAAGAGGTATTTCCTGCCGTTTTTGGTGGCCGTTATATCCGGCGTGACCGGGTTTCCGGTGCTTTTTTTGATATAGGATTTCGGGGATTCAAACCCCTCCATATCCGCTTTGATGTTGTTGAACCCTCTTGCCTCCAAATGCTGGATGGACTTCTCCAGAATTTCCTGATTTTCTTTCTTTTCTACTTTGATCATAACTAGTAAAATAGACGAATTTTTGTAACTGCCAAATTCCGGAGGCTAATTAACATAATCATAAGGTTTTAGCGATCGAAAATCAATCGATTGCAACCGTTTTCCCGGATTTATAGGAAGCGTCGGCCGCCAGAACGATCCGCAGGCTGTTCACCGCATCCCGGAGGTGGTCCCCCAGGTCGGCGTCGTTGCGGATCGCATCCAGGAAAAATTCCTGCTCCAGCCGGCAAAGACCGTCGTGGTCCGGTTCGTCTGCAGTACTGATGATTTCGTCCTCCCTGAGGAATTCGCCGTCAGGGCCCGTGGCGCTGTGGTGCAGCCTGAGGCTCCCGGTTTGGGTGTGGCCCTCCACGTCGTCCGAACCGCCCGCCGCGGTGTCCTGGATGGAAACCGACCCCTTTGGCCCCATGACGTCCTTTATAAAAAATGCGGTTTCGCTAACCATGGGCCCCCAGCCGGCTTCGTACCAGCCAACAGACCCGTCCTCAAAGCGCACCTGCAACTGGCCGTAGTTATACATCTCCGGGTCTATTTCGTCGCTCAGGCGGGCGCCAATGGCGCTGACGCTTACGGGGCGGGACCCCGTCATCAGGCACATGATATCCACGTAATGTACCCCGCAATCCACAATCGGGGACATGGATTGCATCAGTTGCCTGTGCGTATACCAGGTGGCCCCGGAACTCTGTTGGTTGAGGTTCATGCGCATCACCAGCGGTTTTCCAAGCGTTCGGGCAATTTCCACAAACTGCGACCAGGCCGGATGTACCCGCAGGATATATCCAACCACCAGCTTTAACCGGTTTTTATGGGCGAGGTCCACAAGTTCCCGGGCTTCCTCCACGGTAAGTGCCAGGGGTTTCTCCACAAAAGCATGGCAACCCGCATCCAGGGCCTCCCGGACAATTGCTGCATGCGTATCCGGATAGGTGTTGACAGATACGGCATCCGCCGGGGTGTCGGACAGCGCCTCTCCCAGGCTTGCAAAGGTGGGGTAGCCGCCGAGTTCTGCAGACAGTTTTTCCCGGCTTTCCGGGGATCTGCTTACCAAACCCGTGATTTCAAAGCCCTCCATGGCGTGGTAGGCCCGGGCATGGCTGGCACCCATATTGCCGCAACCCACTACTACGATGCGGATCGGGTCGTTCATGTGCGTTGGATTTTTCATGTCCGTTTGTTTTATTCGGTTTTCAGCGAGAAAGCAATGATGGAATTTCCCGGAGGCGTCCCGAGTTTTTCGCCCCCGCAGGCCAGGGCGATGTATTGCCGGCCGCCTGCTTCGTAAATTGCCGGGGTGGCAAATGCAGCTGCCGGCAACCGGTATTCCCAGAGCAGCTGGCCGGTATCCCGGTCAAAGGCGCGGAAAAAACCGTCCTTGGTGGCCCCGATAAACAACAGGCCGTTTTCGGTGACTACCGGCCCGCCGTAATTTTCGGTCCCCGTCGGGCGTTCCCCGCGGGCTTTCAGCGATTCTGTATCCCCCAGGGTAACCTGCCAGAGGTATTCCCCGGTGTTCAGGTCGATGGCGTGCAGCGTTCCCCAGGGAGGGGCAATGCCGGGCAGCCCGTTGGCATCCAGAAATTTATGGTATCCGTCGTGTTGGTAGGGAAGTGGCCTGCCTTCCTCCCCGGGCTCCCCTGCCACGACCTCCTGTTTGTCTCCCGGCGCGGCCTTGTGGTCTCCTGCCGCACCCGTGTTGTATTCCGCCGCGTCCAGTTCCAGCAGGTA
This genomic window from Robiginitalea biformata HTCC2501 contains:
- the folB gene encoding dihydroneopterin aldolase; protein product: MGKIRLENVRLYGFHGCLKEEEMIGSDYRVDLEVTADLSRAAASDRLSDTVDYVHLQTIIREEMAKRTKLIETVAGRILDRVLEELGEVVEAEIAVSKINPPIGGDVQQVTVCLHKKRG
- the rnr gene encoding ribonuclease R, with the protein product MSKRKKRAKNHLINEITKGIFSVLESDPKKNFNYKQIAGKLQIGDTEGRNLLIKRLGQLAQKNRIKEVSPGKYQAIHKVEVLTGQIDINSQGNGYVVIPELEKDVFITSPNLGRAFHKDTVEVQLFQKKKGSKPEGKVVRVVERRKNAFVGIVDQSKSFAFVRPTDSRMYTDIFVSLDDLNGAKDKEKVLVEIKSWPEDADSPYGKVTQVLGVPGEHNTEIHAILAEYGLPYEFPAEVEHYANSLDTRIHPNEVSKRRDMRDTLTFTIDPKDAKDFDDALSFRELDGGDYEIGIHIADVSHYLNEDSILEEEAYNRATSVYLVDRVVPMLPEILSNNACSLRPHEDKYTFSAVFIMDDQARVKDQWFGRTVTHSNERFAYEEAQHVIETGRGSIPADISIRGKAYQISGEIVNAIYTMDQLARKMRKLRMQHGAISFDKVEVKFNLDEENNPVGVFFKESKDANKLIEEFMLLANRKVAEFIGKQQPKKTFVYRVHDEPDEDKLIALNGIVKRFGHQLNFKNKKNLNHSLNQLLEDVKGRKEQNLVDTLAIRSMSKASYTTDNIGHYGLAFDYYTHFTSPIRRYPDVMVHRLLHQYLNGAKSAPETLYEDKCKHSSEMEALAAQAERDSIKYMQIKFMQDHQDQEFTGVISGVTEWGIYVEIIENKCEGMVRIRDIKDDYYTFDEKQYALVGERRGKVYQLGDEVRVMVKNSDLIKRHLDFSLIGKA
- a CDS encoding head GIN domain-containing protein, with amino-acid sequence MRQCKFLFLWIGLAGLTAAGLRAQDAQVTHDTGPFREIKVFDGISLNLIRSDRNQAVVRGENTRQVAVVNNDGILKVRMEITKIFSGYRTFVDLYYTDPLLIIDVNEDARIESRDVIRQDVLEVKAQEGGEIVLEAEVTQFLVKAVTGGIITASGKSKNQDVQINTGGIYQGRDFATGFCTVNVNAGSTAEIHASDYVKATVKAGGKVFVYGDPDKMEEKTVFGGTIKRM
- a CDS encoding RpiB/LacA/LacB family sugar-phosphate isomerase — encoded protein: MKIAIGNDHAGTEYKLAIVGLLKSMDIEVINHGTDGTDGVDYADFIHPVATDVASGEADLGIVVCGSGNGACMTANKHQEIRAALCWNKEIVSLAREHNNANILGLPARFLAIPQALEMVRTFLDTPFEGGRHQRRIEKIPCY
- a CDS encoding nuclear transport factor 2 family protein, whose product is MKSLVFVFLMLSAINQVVSQHATKAHKDSLETIVQKYYDLNLKIFQANSTIDDIDKTFELFTEDFTYVHPKYGGTYTREDLYNGYVRNQRNGGYDGKVTDIKILNKITGLNAVVTQKCFVEIIDGEIKEGEPEMTLFEFRDGKISRIFEYW
- a CDS encoding LysE family translocator → MWDDISAALPLGFFLSFMIGPVFFVLLETSATKGFRAALALDLGVVLADILFLVIAYFSSFQLLENLSNQPGLYVFGGVILLVYGLTTVFRSDFKEKKPHIVTRSSDYFGLFVKGFLLNFINIGVLVFWLGVIIIVGPSLDNQPNRILTFFSAMLAAYLVTDIFKILLAKQLRKKLTRERIFWVKKALGIILIICGVVLIVKGFLPKDQLSIEQGIDLIRE
- a CDS encoding GNAT family N-acetyltransferase — encoded protein: MDIKLFRFDELSTRQLYDVLKLRSEIFVVEQECIYLDPDGKDQPAYHLLGYEGDMLAAYTRIFAPGDYMDRASIGRVAVAEACRGRGYGREIMKASLEAVVDILECNEVAISAQAYLRQFYADFGFEISGDEYLEDGIPHIKMLWRAESG
- a CDS encoding Gfo/Idh/MocA family protein codes for the protein MKNPTHMNDPIRIVVVGCGNMGASHARAYHAMEGFEITGLVSRSPESREKLSAELGGYPTFASLGEALSDTPADAVSVNTYPDTHAAIVREALDAGCHAFVEKPLALTVEEARELVDLAHKNRLKLVVGYILRVHPAWSQFVEIARTLGKPLVMRMNLNQQSSGATWYTHRQLMQSMSPIVDCGVHYVDIMCLMTGSRPVSVSAIGARLSDEIDPEMYNYGQLQVRFEDGSVGWYEAGWGPMVSETAFFIKDVMGPKGSVSIQDTAAGGSDDVEGHTQTGSLRLHHSATGPDGEFLREDEIISTADEPDHDGLCRLEQEFFLDAIRNDADLGDHLRDAVNSLRIVLAADASYKSGKTVAID
- a CDS encoding cation diffusion facilitator family transporter, with product MGHSHHHHHHHPTTGGRNLLISIVLNILITIAQAVGGFLSGSLSLLSDALHNLSDVLSLVISYIANVLTRREPSTSKTFGYKRAEIIAAFVNSASLIVIAVFLIIEAVERFLEPQSIDSGIVIWLSLLGILANGFSVLLIRKDSGKNMNMRSAYLHLLTDMMASVAVLAGGILMYYFNWFWIDPALTIAIALYLIYMGYDLLRSATRVLMLFSPDHIRVQEIVGSISALDAVKNVHHVHLWQLNEDSIHLEAHIDFHSDILLSEFEVILSEIERKMLRDYGINHLSIQPEFGKCDSKQIIAQH